A stretch of Bos mutus isolate GX-2022 chromosome 8, NWIPB_WYAK_1.1, whole genome shotgun sequence DNA encodes these proteins:
- the EXOSC3 gene encoding exosome complex component RRP40: protein MAEAAGVPAESLAGCRARAARTVLDQVVLPGEELLLPDQEDGDGPGGAGERPLRLNATARSRGRVVCGPGLRRCGDRLLVTKCGRLRHKEPGSGSGGGVYWVDSQQKRYVPVKGDHVIGIVTAKSGDIFKVDVGGSEPASLSYLAFEGATKRNRPNVQVGDLIYGQFVVANKDMEPEMVCIDSCGRANGMGVIGQDGLLFKVTLGLIRKLLAPDCEILQEVGKLYPLEIVFGMNGRIWVKAKTIQQTLILANILEACEHMTADQRKQIFSRLAES, encoded by the exons ATGGCCGAAGCAGCGGGTGTTCCAGCGGAGTCCCTGGCTGGCTGCAGGGCGCGGGCAGCGCGGACGGTGCTAGATCAAGTGGTGCTGCCGGGCGAGGAGCTGCTACTGCCAGATCAGGAGGACGGAGACGGCCCAGGAGGTGCAGGGGAGCGACCGCTGCGCCTAAACGCCACAGCGCGCTCCCGGGGACGCGTGGTGTGCGGCCCAGGCTTGCGGCGCTGCGGCGACCGACTGCTGGTCACCAAGTGCGGCCGGCTCCGTCACAAGGAGCCCGGCAGTGGCAGCGGCGGTGGCGTTTACTGGGTGGACTCGCAGCAGAAACGG TATGTCCCGGTGAAAGGAGACCATGTGATTGGCATAGTGACAGCTAAGTCTGGAGACATATTCAAAGTTGATGTTGGAGGGAGTGAGCCAGCTTCCCTGTCTTACTTGGCATTTGAAGGTGCAACTAAAAGAAACAGACCTAATGTGCAG GTCGGAGATCTCATCTATGGCCAATTTGTGGTTGCTAATAAAGACATGGAACCAGAGATGGTCTGTATTGACAGCTGTGGACGAGCCAATGGAATGGGTGTGATTGGACAGGATGGTCTGCTTTTTAAAGTCACTTTGGGCTTAATTAGAAA GCTGTTAGCTCCAGACTGCGAAATCCTACAAGAAGTGGGAAAACTCTACCCCCTGGAGATAGTATTTGGAATGAATGGAAGAATATGGGTTAAGGCAAAAACCATTCAGCAGACTCTGATTTTGGCAAACATTTTAGAAGCTTGTGAACACATGACAGCAgatcaaagaaaacaaatcttCTCCAGATTGGCAGAGAGCTGA
- the TRMT10B gene encoding tRNA methyltransferase 10 homolog B isoform X2, producing the protein MVSLRASSFYRLMWDVSIGSKRPCPQAVQRGARLAGQIRRLYGSNKKADRPFWIYLTGFTTDSPLYEECLRMNDGFSSYLLDRTEEDCFSLFPLETLVYLTPDSDHALENVDLNKVYILGGLVDESIQKKVTFQKAQEHSVKTARLPIQEYMVKCQNGKNYHSEILTINQVFDILSTYFETQNWPEALKKGVSSRKGYVLQNSVE; encoded by the exons ATGGTGTCTCTGAGAGCTTCCAGCTTCTACAGATTGATGTGGGATGTGAGCATTGGGAGCAAGAGACCCTGCCCACAGGCAGTGCAGCGTGGTGCTCG ACTGGCTGGACAGATCCGAAGGTTGTATGGTTCCAATAAGAAAGCTGACAGGCCATTTTGGATCTACCTCACTGGGTTCACCACAGACAGCCCCCTGTATGAAGAGTGTTTGAGGATGAATGATGGATTTTCCAGTTATCTG CTAGACAGAACAGAAGAAGACTGCTTTAGTTTATTTCCTCTGGAAACCCTTGTGTACCTGACTCCGGACTCAGACCATG ctCTTGAAAATGTTGATCTAAACAAAGTTTACATCCTTGGTGGACTTGTGGATGAAAGCATTCAGAAG AAGGTGACATTTCAGAAGGCCCAAGAACACTCTGTTAAGACTGCCCGCTTACCAATCCAGGAATATATGGTCAAATGCCAGAATGGGAAGAACTATCATTCAGAGATACTGACCATCAATCAAG TGTTTGATATCCTGTCTACTTACTTTGAGACTCAAAACTGGCCTGAAGCATTGAAGAAAGGAGTTTCTTCCAGAAAAGGCTATGTTCTTCAGAACTCAGTGGAATGA
- the TRMT10B gene encoding tRNA methyltransferase 10 homolog B isoform X1, with amino-acid sequence MDWKLEGSTQKTESRVLQEHEITLDDPGEDGVSESFQLLQIDVGCEHWEQETLPTGSAAWCSKNVQRKQRHWEKIVAAKKSKRKQEKERRKANRVENSGIYPQHSKRFLRSLIKERLLEAKHSGPRLCIDLSMTNHMSKKELSRLAGQIRRLYGSNKKADRPFWIYLTGFTTDSPLYEECLRMNDGFSSYLLDRTEEDCFSLFPLETLVYLTPDSDHALENVDLNKVYILGGLVDESIQKKVTFQKAQEHSVKTARLPIQEYMVKCQNGKNYHSEILTINQVFDILSTYFETQNWPEALKKGVSSRKGYVLQNSVE; translated from the exons ATGGACTGGAAATTGGAAGGGAGTACTCAGAAAACAGAGTCACGGGTGCTGCAGGAGCACGAAATCACCCTAGACGACCCAGGTGAAGATGGTGTCTCTGAGAGCTTCCAGCTTCTACAGATTGATGTGGGATGTGAGCATTGGGAGCAAGAGACCCTGCCCACAGGCAGTGCAGCGTGGTGCTCG AAAAATGTCCAAAGAAAGCAGAGGCACTGGGAAAAGATAGTTGCGGCaaagaagagtaaaagaaaacaagaaaaagaaagacgaAAAGCCAACCGTGTAGAAAATTCAG GCATCTACCCGCAGCACAGCAAACGTTTTCTGAGATCCCTAATCAAGGAAAGACTTTTGGAAGCCAAGCACTCAGGCCCAAGACTCTGTATCGATTTGAGTATGACTAACCACATGTCTAAGAAG GAATTAAGTAGACTGGCTGGACAGATCCGAAGGTTGTATGGTTCCAATAAGAAAGCTGACAGGCCATTTTGGATCTACCTCACTGGGTTCACCACAGACAGCCCCCTGTATGAAGAGTGTTTGAGGATGAATGATGGATTTTCCAGTTATCTG CTAGACAGAACAGAAGAAGACTGCTTTAGTTTATTTCCTCTGGAAACCCTTGTGTACCTGACTCCGGACTCAGACCATG ctCTTGAAAATGTTGATCTAAACAAAGTTTACATCCTTGGTGGACTTGTGGATGAAAGCATTCAGAAG AAGGTGACATTTCAGAAGGCCCAAGAACACTCTGTTAAGACTGCCCGCTTACCAATCCAGGAATATATGGTCAAATGCCAGAATGGGAAGAACTATCATTCAGAGATACTGACCATCAATCAAG TGTTTGATATCCTGTCTACTTACTTTGAGACTCAAAACTGGCCTGAAGCATTGAAGAAAGGAGTTTCTTCCAGAAAAGGCTATGTTCTTCAGAACTCAGTGGAATGA